The Bacillota bacterium genome includes a region encoding these proteins:
- a CDS encoding 4Fe-4S binding protein, whose product MRQLVITSGKGGTGKTTVAACFVALSWRSVCADADVDAPNLHLLLHPKVLEEREFRGAKTAVKNEELCARCGKCEEHCRFQAIRGLALDPFRCEGCGVCVHVCPSGAMRLEEVVTGRTMISRTRYGPFAHALLNIGAEASGKLVTEVRRRAEGLGQSESLVIIDGAPGIGCPVIASVTGTDLALIVAEPSVSGLHDLARVLGVARHFQVEALACINKHDLCPELSEEIAAFCSRENVELAGKIPFDPGLVEAVRRSAPVEALLETRAGRAIEEIWEVVKARLLPPKSFCRGG is encoded by the coding sequence ATGCGCCAGCTCGTGATCACCAGCGGAAAAGGAGGAACGGGGAAGACGACTGTAGCCGCTTGCTTCGTCGCCCTCTCCTGGAGGTCGGTCTGCGCCGATGCAGATGTGGACGCCCCAAACCTGCACCTTTTGCTGCATCCGAAGGTCCTGGAAGAAAGGGAGTTCCGGGGGGCAAAGACGGCCGTCAAGAACGAAGAGCTGTGCGCGAGGTGCGGGAAGTGCGAAGAGCACTGCCGCTTCCAGGCAATCCGGGGCCTCGCCCTGGACCCCTTCAGATGCGAGGGCTGTGGAGTCTGCGTCCATGTCTGCCCTTCCGGCGCCATGCGTCTGGAAGAGGTGGTAACAGGGCGCACCATGATCTCCCGGACGAGGTACGGCCCCTTCGCCCACGCCCTCCTCAACATCGGCGCCGAGGCCTCGGGAAAGCTCGTCACCGAGGTGCGCCGGCGTGCGGAAGGCCTCGGGCAAAGCGAGAGCCTGGTGATCATCGACGGCGCCCCCGGCATCGGCTGTCCCGTAATCGCCTCCGTCACGGGCACCGACCTCGCTTTGATCGTGGCCGAACCGTCCGTTTCGGGCCTCCACGACCTCGCCCGCGTGCTCGGTGTCGCCCGGCACTTCCAGGTCGAGGCCCTGGCCTGCATCAACAAGCACGACCTGTGCCCGGAGCTGAGCGAGGAAATTGCCGCTTTCTGCTCCAGAGAAAACGTGGAGCTCGCCGGAAAAATTCCCTTCGACCCCGGCCTAGTTGAAGCCGTAAGGCGCAGCGCGCCAGTTGAGGCCCTGCTCGAAACCAGGGCGGGGCGGGCAATAGAAGAGATCTGGGAAGTTGTGAAGGCACGCCTGCTTCCCCCAAAATCTTTTTGCAGAGGAGGTTGA
- a CDS encoding dinitrogenase iron-molybdenum cofactor, whose amino-acid sequence MKIAVAAQGNAVCSHFGHCEEFCLFDVEDGKVVRKFNVPNPGHEPGLLPRLLAEHGVDVVIAGGMGLRAQQLFAQKNIRVVTGAWGPVEEAVTAYLNGSLATGPNLCDH is encoded by the coding sequence GTGAAGATTGCGGTGGCAGCGCAGGGAAACGCGGTCTGCTCCCACTTCGGGCACTGCGAGGAGTTCTGCCTCTTCGACGTGGAAGACGGAAAAGTGGTAAGGAAGTTTAATGTTCCCAACCCCGGCCACGAGCCCGGCCTGCTCCCCCGTCTCCTGGCAGAGCACGGGGTGGACGTGGTGATTGCCGGGGGCATGGGTCTCCGTGCCCAGCAGCTTTTCGCGCAAAAAAACATCAGGGTCGTGACGGGAGCCTGGGGGCCTGTGGAAGAGGCTGTAACCGCCTACCTCAACGGAAGCCTGGCCACCGGGCCAAACCTGTGCGACCACTAG
- a CDS encoding MBL fold metallo-hydrolase, which produces MGREFSLTVLCDNTVNRPALLGEHGLAVLVEIEGPSGTKRVLFDTGQGLTLLHNARVLGAALRALDAVVLSHGHYDHTGGLAELSRIGVRPPVYCHSRAFLQKFQEEDGSLRKTGAPWQVEELEKAGFEFVPVTAPCEILPGVILSGEIPRVRKPPACPGALVEEEGRLTADCFFDEIAMVLEGKRGAVVVTGCGHPGLENILAAACSAACAKNLRGLAGGFHLARENAKVVREAAGVVAAYGIKEVLACHCTGRAFPLPLAERGVRCCPGEVGLVWRP; this is translated from the coding sequence ATGGGCAGAGAGTTTTCCCTGACCGTCCTCTGTGACAACACCGTAAACAGGCCCGCGCTCTTGGGAGAGCACGGGCTTGCGGTCCTTGTAGAGATAGAGGGGCCCTCCGGCACGAAGAGGGTCCTGTTCGACACCGGGCAGGGCCTCACCCTGCTCCACAACGCCCGCGTTCTGGGCGCGGCGCTCAGAGCCCTTGACGCCGTTGTCTTGAGCCACGGGCACTACGACCATACCGGCGGCCTGGCGGAGCTCTCCCGGATCGGGGTAAGGCCGCCGGTGTACTGCCACTCCAGAGCCTTCCTCCAGAAGTTCCAAGAGGAAGACGGGAGTCTGCGGAAAACCGGTGCGCCCTGGCAGGTGGAGGAGCTCGAGAAAGCCGGTTTCGAGTTCGTGCCCGTCACCGCTCCTTGTGAGATCCTGCCAGGGGTCATCTTAAGCGGAGAAATTCCCAGAGTTCGAAAGCCGCCCGCCTGCCCGGGCGCCCTCGTAGAAGAAGAAGGCAGGCTGACCGCAGACTGCTTCTTCGACGAGATCGCCATGGTCCTCGAGGGGAAGCGAGGGGCGGTCGTAGTCACGGGCTGCGGCCACCCCGGGCTGGAAAACATCCTCGCGGCCGCCTGTTCAGCCGCCTGCGCAAAAAACCTTCGTGGTCTGGCAGGAGGATTTCACCTGGCAAGGGAGAATGCGAAAGTTGTGAGAGAGGCCGCAGGCGTGGTCGCGGCTTACGGGATCAAGGAGGTTTTGGCCTGCCACTGCACCGGCCGCGCCTTTCCTCTGCCTCTGGCCGAAAGGGGCGTCCGGTGCTGCCCGGGAGAGGTGGGATTGGTCTGGAGGCCTTGA
- a CDS encoding EamA family transporter, which yields MKALIFALIGLIFWGIAPLFGKIGLVQTAPGLALFIRSATITAILLVWLVGSGQAAGLAAVPPRGWLFIGLEGVCASLLGHLAYYTALKAGEVSVVSPIMASFPVVTVLLAFLLLGEKYTPGKLLGTLLIVVGVFLVRR from the coding sequence GTGAAAGCCTTAATCTTTGCCCTGATAGGTCTCATCTTCTGGGGCATTGCCCCGCTTTTCGGCAAAATCGGGCTCGTCCAGACAGCGCCGGGGCTGGCCCTTTTCATACGCAGCGCCACCATCACCGCCATCCTCCTGGTCTGGCTTGTGGGGAGCGGCCAGGCGGCGGGCCTGGCGGCAGTTCCTCCCAGGGGATGGCTTTTCATCGGGCTGGAAGGGGTCTGCGCCTCCCTCCTGGGCCACCTGGCCTATTACACTGCCCTCAAGGCAGGAGAGGTTTCCGTGGTCAGCCCCATCATGGCATCTTTTCCGGTGGTTACCGTTCTCCTTGCCTTCCTCCTGCTGGGGGAGAAGTATACCCCGGGGAAGCTCCTGGGGACCCTGCTGATCGTGGTGGGCGTTTTCCTGGTCAGGCGCTAG